A genomic segment from Synergistales bacterium encodes:
- a CDS encoding flagellar FlbD family protein, producing MIEVTRFDGSTFYLNVDLVETVEATPDTVILLSNGHRYVVREQMRVVVDRIRTAKDARFRGAFDGS from the coding sequence ATGATCGAGGTAACCCGGTTCGACGGCAGCACCTTCTATCTCAACGTCGACCTGGTGGAGACGGTGGAAGCGACGCCCGATACGGTGATCCTGCTCTCCAACGGCCACCGCTATGTGGTCCGCGAACAGATGCGTGTGGTGGTGGACCGCATCCGTACCGCCAAAGACGCCAGATTCCGCGGGGCCTTTGACGGTTCGTGA